In Streptomyces capitiformicae, one genomic interval encodes:
- the dnaE gene encoding DNA polymerase III subunit alpha codes for MSKPPFTHLHVHTQYSLLDGAARLKDMFNACNEMGMTHIAMSDHGNLHGAYDFFHSAQKAGVTPIIGIEAYVAPESRRNKRKIQWGQPHQKRDDVSGSGGYTHKTMWAVNATGLHNLFRLSSDAYAEGWLQKWPRMDKETIAKWSEGIVASTGCPSGELQTRLRLGQYDEALKAAAEYQDIFGKDRYFLELMDHGIEIEHRVRDGLLEIGKKLGIPPLVTNDSHYTYAHEATAHDALLCIQTGKNLSDPDRFKFDGTGYYLKSTDEMYAIDSSDAWQEGCANTRLIAEMVDTTGMFEKRDLMPKFDIPEGYTEVSWFREETMRGMQRRFPGGIPDDRMKQVEYEMDTIISMGFPGYFLVVADFIMWAKKQGIAVGPGRGSAAGSIVAYALGITDLDPIPHGLIFERFLNPERISMPDVDIDFDERRRVEVIRYVTEKYGADKVAMIGTYGTIKAKNAIKDSARVLGYPYAMGDRITKAMPADVLGKGIPLSGITDPQHPRYSEAGEVRGMYENEPDVKKVIDTARGVEGLVRQMGVHAAGVIMSSETITEHVPVWVRHTDGVTITQWDYPSCESLGLLKMDFLGLRNLTIMDDAVKMVKSNKGIDIDLLSLPLDDPTTFDLLQRGDTLGVFQFDGGPMRSLLRLMKPDNFEDISAVSALYRPGPMGMNSHTNYALRKNKQQEITPIHKELEEPLEEVLAVTYGLIVYQEQVQKAAQIIAGYSLGEADILRRVMGKKKPDELAKNFTIFQAGARKNGYSDEAIQALWDVLVPFAGYAFNKAHSAAYGLVSYWTAYLKANHPAEYMAALLTSVKDDKDKSAIYLNECRRMGIKVLPPNVNESVHNFAAQGDDVILFGLEAVRNVGTNVVDSIIRSRKAKGKYASFPDYLDKVEAVACNKRTTESLIKAGAFDTMGHTRKGLTAQFEPMIDNVVAVKRKEAEGQFDLFGGMGEEETSEPGFGLDVQFTDDEWDKAYLLAQEREMLGLYVSDHPLFGLEHVLSDKADAGIAQLTGGEHADGAVVTIGGIISGLQRKMTKQGNAWAIATVEDLAGSIECMFFPATYQLVSTQLVEDAVVFVKGRLDKREDVPRLVAMELQVPDLSNAGTNAPVILTIPATRVTPPMVSRLGEILTHHKGDSEVRIKLQGPTKTTVLRLDRHRVKPDPALFGDLKVLLGPSCLAG; via the coding sequence GTGTCAAAGCCGCCGTTCACGCACCTGCACGTCCACACCCAGTACTCGCTGCTGGACGGTGCCGCGCGGCTCAAGGACATGTTCAACGCGTGCAACGAGATGGGCATGACCCATATCGCCATGTCCGACCACGGCAACCTCCACGGGGCCTACGACTTCTTCCACTCCGCGCAGAAGGCCGGCGTCACCCCGATCATCGGCATCGAGGCGTACGTCGCCCCCGAGTCCCGGCGCAACAAGCGCAAGATCCAGTGGGGCCAGCCGCACCAGAAGCGGGACGACGTCTCCGGCTCGGGTGGTTACACCCACAAGACGATGTGGGCGGTGAACGCCACGGGCCTGCACAACCTCTTCCGGCTGTCCTCGGACGCGTACGCCGAGGGCTGGCTGCAGAAGTGGCCCCGTATGGACAAGGAGACCATCGCCAAGTGGTCCGAGGGGATCGTGGCCTCCACCGGCTGTCCCTCCGGTGAGCTCCAGACCCGGTTGCGCCTCGGCCAGTACGACGAGGCCCTGAAGGCGGCCGCCGAGTACCAGGACATCTTCGGCAAGGACCGCTACTTCCTGGAGCTGATGGACCACGGCATCGAGATCGAGCACCGGGTCCGCGACGGCCTCCTGGAGATCGGCAAGAAGCTCGGCATCCCCCCGCTGGTCACGAACGACTCGCACTACACGTACGCGCACGAGGCGACCGCCCACGACGCCCTGCTGTGCATCCAGACCGGCAAGAACCTCTCCGACCCGGACCGCTTCAAGTTCGACGGCACCGGCTACTACCTGAAGTCCACGGACGAGATGTACGCCATCGACTCGTCGGACGCCTGGCAGGAGGGCTGCGCCAACACCCGGTTGATCGCCGAGATGGTCGACACCACGGGCATGTTCGAGAAGCGCGACCTCATGCCGAAGTTCGACATCCCCGAGGGCTACACCGAGGTCAGCTGGTTCCGCGAGGAAACCATGCGGGGCATGCAGCGCCGCTTCCCGGGCGGCATCCCGGACGACCGCATGAAGCAGGTCGAGTACGAGATGGACACCATCATCTCGATGGGTTTCCCGGGCTACTTCCTCGTGGTCGCCGACTTCATCATGTGGGCCAAGAAGCAGGGCATCGCGGTCGGCCCCGGACGAGGCTCCGCGGCCGGTTCGATCGTCGCGTACGCCCTCGGCATCACCGACCTCGACCCCATCCCGCACGGTCTGATCTTCGAGCGGTTCCTCAACCCCGAGCGCATCTCGATGCCCGATGTCGACATCGACTTCGACGAGCGCCGGCGCGTCGAGGTGATCCGGTACGTGACCGAGAAGTACGGCGCCGACAAGGTCGCCATGATCGGCACCTACGGCACCATCAAGGCCAAGAACGCGATCAAGGACTCCGCGCGCGTGCTGGGCTACCCGTACGCGATGGGCGACCGCATCACCAAGGCCATGCCCGCCGACGTCCTCGGCAAGGGCATCCCGCTCTCCGGCATCACCGACCCGCAGCACCCGCGCTACAGCGAGGCCGGCGAGGTCCGCGGGATGTACGAGAACGAGCCGGATGTGAAGAAGGTCATCGACACCGCGCGCGGTGTGGAGGGCCTGGTCCGGCAGATGGGTGTGCACGCCGCCGGCGTGATCATGTCCAGCGAGACCATCACCGAGCACGTGCCGGTCTGGGTCAGGCACACCGACGGCGTGACCATCACGCAGTGGGACTATCCGAGCTGTGAGTCGCTCGGCCTGCTGAAGATGGACTTCCTGGGCCTGCGGAACCTGACGATCATGGACGACGCCGTGAAGATGGTGAAGTCCAACAAGGGGATCGACATCGATCTCCTGAGCCTCCCGCTGGACGATCCGACGACCTTCGACCTGCTCCAGCGCGGTGACACCCTCGGCGTCTTCCAGTTCGACGGCGGCCCCATGCGCTCGCTGCTGCGCCTGATGAAGCCCGACAACTTCGAAGACATCTCCGCCGTGTCGGCCCTGTACCGCCCTGGCCCGATGGGCATGAACTCCCACACGAACTACGCGCTGCGCAAGAACAAGCAGCAGGAGATCACGCCGATCCACAAAGAGCTGGAGGAGCCCCTCGAAGAGGTCCTGGCCGTCACCTACGGCCTGATCGTCTACCAGGAGCAGGTGCAGAAGGCCGCCCAGATCATCGCCGGGTACTCACTGGGCGAGGCCGACATCCTCCGCCGCGTCATGGGCAAGAAGAAGCCCGACGAACTGGCGAAGAACTTCACCATCTTCCAGGCCGGCGCCCGCAAGAACGGCTACAGCGACGAGGCCATCCAGGCCCTGTGGGACGTCCTGGTCCCCTTCGCCGGCTACGCCTTCAACAAGGCCCACTCCGCCGCGTACGGCCTGGTCTCGTACTGGACCGCCTACCTGAAGGCGAACCACCCCGCCGAGTACATGGCCGCGCTGCTCACCTCGGTCAAGGACGACAAGGACAAGTCCGCGATCTATCTGAACGAGTGCCGGCGCATGGGCATCAAAGTGCTCCCGCCGAACGTCAACGAGTCGGTGCACAACTTCGCCGCCCAGGGCGACGATGTGATCCTCTTCGGCCTCGAAGCGGTCCGGAACGTCGGTACGAACGTGGTCGACTCGATCATCCGCAGCCGCAAGGCAAAGGGGAAATACGCCTCCTTCCCGGACTACCTCGACAAGGTCGAGGCGGTCGCCTGCAACAAGCGGACCACGGAATCGCTGATCAAGGCGGGCGCGTTCGACACGATGGGGCACACCCGCAAGGGCCTCACCGCACAGTTCGAGCCGATGATCGACAACGTGGTCGCGGTCAAGCGCAAGGAGGCCGAGGGCCAGTTCGACCTCTTCGGCGGCATGGGCGAGGAGGAGACCAGCGAGCCCGGCTTCGGACTCGACGTGCAGTTCACCGACGACGAGTGGGACAAGGCCTATCTGCTCGCCCAGGAGCGGGAGATGCTCGGCCTCTACGTCTCGGACCACCCCCTCTTCGGCTTGGAGCACGTACTGTCCGACAAGGCCGACGCGGGCATCGCCCAGCTCACCGGCGGTGAGCACGCGGACGGCGCGGTCGTCACCATCGGCGGCATCATCTCCGGCCTCCAGCGCAAGATGACCAAGCAGGGCAACGCCTGGGCCATCGCCACGGTGGAGGACCTGGCAGGTTCCATCGAGTGCATGTTCTTCCCGGCGACCTACCAGCTCGTCTCGACCCAACTCGTCGAGGACGCCGTCGTCTTCGTCAAGGGCCGCCTCGACAAGCGCGAGGACGTCCCGCGTCTGGTCGCCATGGAGCTCCAGGTCCCCGACCTGTCCAACGCGGGCACCAACGCCCCCGTGATCCTCACCATTCCGGCCACCCGGGTCACCCCGCCCATGGTCAGCCGCCTCGGCGAGATCCTCACCCACCACAAGGGCGACAGCGAGGTCCGCATCAAGCTCCAGGGCCCGACCAAGACGACGGTGCTCCGCCTCGACCGTCACCGGGTGAAGCCGGACCCGGCTCTGTTCGGCGACCTGAAGGTGCTGCTCGGCCCGTCCTGCCTGGCGGGCTGA
- a CDS encoding DUF2252 domain-containing protein yields the protein MSVPQLNDERRGEEILAVFDTAFGQLLAADPAAFRVKFRKMAASAFAFYRGTACLFYHDLDAEKASGPYLDERTSRVWIHGDLHAENFGTYMDSTGRLIFNVNDFDEAYVAPFTWDLKRFAASVALIGYAKALSDEQITELVQVYADAYRERIHAIAAGAKRDEVPPFTLDTAQGPLLDALRDARSLTRFGLLESMTEIRDFERRFAPGGGSIELDAATRYKVLAAFDGYLETLPESSLTRPDSYRVKDVVGRRGIGIGSAGLPSYNILLEGATDALENDVVIYIKQAQTPAVSRHITDQRIRDYFQHEGHRTVISQRALQAHADPWLGWTELDGAGQLVAEVSPYAVDLDWSDIDDPEEIAAVVADLGRATATMHAAADDLTGQSLVPFSTERAIDAAIAADEEGFAPLLVDFAHSYGARARADHQIFVDLFRNGRIPGL from the coding sequence ATGTCGGTTCCGCAGCTCAACGACGAGCGACGTGGCGAGGAGATCCTCGCCGTCTTCGACACCGCCTTCGGCCAGCTCCTGGCCGCCGACCCGGCCGCGTTCCGCGTGAAGTTCCGGAAGATGGCGGCCTCGGCCTTCGCGTTCTACCGCGGCACGGCGTGCCTCTTCTACCACGATCTCGACGCGGAGAAGGCCTCGGGCCCCTACCTCGACGAACGCACCTCACGCGTGTGGATCCACGGCGACCTGCACGCGGAGAACTTCGGCACGTACATGGACTCCACGGGCCGCCTGATCTTCAACGTGAACGACTTCGACGAGGCCTACGTCGCCCCCTTCACCTGGGACCTGAAGCGCTTCGCCGCCTCCGTGGCGCTCATCGGGTACGCGAAGGCGCTCAGCGACGAGCAGATCACCGAGCTGGTGCAGGTCTACGCGGACGCGTACCGCGAGCGGATCCACGCCATAGCGGCGGGCGCCAAGCGGGACGAGGTGCCGCCTTTCACGCTGGACACCGCCCAGGGCCCGCTGCTCGACGCGCTGCGCGACGCCCGCTCGCTGACCCGCTTCGGGCTGCTCGAATCGATGACCGAGATCCGTGACTTCGAGCGCCGCTTCGCGCCGGGCGGCGGCTCCATCGAGCTGGACGCGGCCACGCGCTACAAGGTGCTGGCCGCCTTCGACGGCTATCTGGAGACGCTGCCGGAGTCCTCGCTGACCCGCCCGGACTCCTACCGGGTCAAGGACGTCGTCGGCCGCCGCGGCATCGGCATCGGCTCGGCGGGGCTGCCGTCGTACAACATCCTCCTCGAGGGCGCCACGGACGCCCTGGAGAACGACGTCGTGATCTACATCAAGCAGGCCCAGACCCCGGCCGTCTCCCGGCACATCACGGACCAGCGGATCCGGGACTACTTCCAGCACGAGGGCCACCGCACGGTGATCTCCCAGCGCGCCCTCCAGGCGCACGCGGACCCGTGGCTGGGCTGGACCGAGCTGGACGGCGCGGGTCAGCTGGTCGCCGAGGTGTCGCCGTACGCGGTGGACCTGGACTGGAGCGACATCGACGACCCGGAGGAGATCGCGGCGGTCGTCGCCGATCTCGGCCGGGCCACGGCCACGATGCACGCGGCGGCCGACGACCTGACCGGGCAGTCCCTGGTGCCGTTCTCCACCGAGCGGGCCATCGACGCGGCGATCGCCGCCGACGAGGAGGGCTTCGCACCCCTGCTCGTGGACTTCGCCCACAGCTACGGGGCACGCGCGCGTGCGGACCACCAGATCT